Proteins found in one uncultured Desulfuromonas sp. genomic segment:
- a CDS encoding TonB-dependent receptor plug domain-containing protein — MQRIQNIRTATMLLFFLATLIKVAETDAAEVQVLPPVVVSESHWTSSSWSADKIEELPAHERFAIPQSAEATQQIFTQEDIEEMRPDDVYDLIDSAMGMSIRRQGARVHNFAKSRGDTVNIIIDGVYLSSSEARRILGDLPVSMIESVRFFRDATVLTMGPLTGFGSAAATPNQGFIVITTRSADDGRETELRGSYASYSTVNGSIFHGDSIFGDRLKLGLGYAKAKTDGRSDWNNEYDGDSFFFNLGYEAERFTSRAMVYVNKASRHVQRAVGTYSGTTNYPTSGPTPAGVMDQHIWRYDPVDTAVVSYQATANWSDSQVTALTFGFSEATGTAFYDTIYDHGDPRDFTDRVREFHLTHTITSNKNTLKVGAQALMWYMRTEGSTTPREEESYGGYLYDEYRLTDKLTLDGAIRADAKKVVEGGDKYLDNGNEVELSDDEWTDEAYALSLGLSYQWTPACSLFGRFSYNNTPSSDTLTSVDNKALDDERRLKYEVGISTAWWRALNMSLTAFYYDIDGSKVSDGAFTVIDPDDPTYEETVTIYTTEDIRRQGVEAAISGQLLSHERWGRLNYELSYTWFDEDNPNITTETPENKYSGRLNYQLGDYRASLSILKVDPYTSYDYTVGDYTLINANLSRAFVLDDCVATVALFGRNLKDDDYATFNKGYPARANWGTVNDIGAVYGMELTVTF; from the coding sequence ATGCAAAGGATACAAAACATACGTACTGCCACCATGCTGTTGTTTTTCCTCGCCACTCTTATCAAAGTGGCTGAAACGGATGCCGCCGAAGTCCAGGTGCTCCCCCCGGTTGTGGTCAGTGAATCCCATTGGACCAGCAGCAGTTGGTCCGCCGACAAAATTGAGGAACTGCCCGCCCATGAACGGTTTGCCATCCCGCAAAGTGCCGAAGCCACCCAACAGATTTTCACCCAGGAAGATATTGAAGAGATGCGCCCCGACGATGTCTATGATCTGATCGACAGCGCCATGGGCATGTCGATCAGGCGCCAGGGGGCTCGGGTGCACAACTTTGCCAAGTCACGCGGCGACACGGTCAACATCATTATCGACGGCGTCTACCTGTCCTCGTCGGAGGCGCGGCGCATCCTCGGCGACTTGCCGGTGTCCATGATTGAATCGGTCCGTTTTTTTCGCGACGCCACGGTGTTGACCATGGGACCGCTCACCGGCTTCGGTTCCGCCGCAGCCACCCCCAACCAGGGCTTCATCGTCATCACCACCCGCTCAGCCGATGACGGCCGTGAAACCGAACTGCGCGGCAGTTATGCCAGCTACAGCACCGTCAACGGGAGCATTTTCCATGGCGACAGCATTTTCGGCGACCGCCTCAAGCTGGGACTCGGCTATGCCAAGGCCAAAACCGATGGTCGCTCCGACTGGAATAACGAATACGACGGCGATTCCTTTTTCTTCAACCTCGGTTATGAGGCGGAACGTTTCACCAGCCGGGCCATGGTCTACGTCAATAAAGCCTCCCGACATGTCCAACGCGCCGTCGGCACCTACAGCGGCACCACCAATTACCCCACCTCCGGCCCGACTCCGGCCGGTGTCATGGACCAGCATATCTGGCGTTACGACCCCGTTGATACCGCGGTTGTCTCCTATCAGGCCACGGCCAACTGGAGCGACAGCCAGGTCACGGCGTTGACCTTCGGCTTCAGTGAAGCGACCGGTACCGCTTTTTATGACACGATTTACGACCACGGTGATCCGCGCGATTTCACCGACCGGGTACGCGAATTTCATCTCACCCATACCATCACCTCGAACAAAAACACCTTGAAAGTCGGGGCTCAGGCACTGATGTGGTACATGCGTACGGAAGGCAGCACCACACCGCGTGAGGAGGAATCCTACGGCGGTTATCTGTATGACGAGTACCGGCTCACCGATAAACTGACCCTCGACGGTGCCATCCGCGCCGATGCCAAAAAAGTGGTTGAAGGCGGCGACAAGTACCTGGACAACGGCAACGAAGTCGAACTCAGTGATGACGAATGGACCGATGAAGCCTATGCACTGTCTTTGGGCCTGTCCTATCAATGGACACCGGCCTGCAGCCTGTTCGGCCGCTTCTCCTACAACAACACGCCGTCGTCCGACACCCTGACCTCGGTTGACAACAAGGCTCTCGATGACGAACGGCGCCTGAAGTATGAAGTCGGCATCAGCACCGCCTGGTGGCGCGCTCTCAACATGTCTTTGACCGCTTTTTACTACGATATTGACGGCAGCAAAGTTTCGGACGGTGCGTTCACCGTCATCGACCCGGACGACCCCACTTACGAGGAAACAGTGACGATCTATACCACCGAGGATATCCGCCGCCAGGGGGTCGAAGCCGCCATCAGCGGCCAGCTGCTGAGTCACGAGCGCTGGGGCCGACTGAACTACGAACTGAGCTACACCTGGTTTGATGAAGACAATCCGAACATCACCACCGAAACTCCGGAAAACAAATATTCGGGCCGCCTCAATTACCAGCTGGGCGACTACCGTGCGTCACTCTCCATCCTCAAGGTCGATCCTTACACCAGTTACGATTACACGGTGGGCGATTATACGCTGATCAACGCCAATCTCAGCCGGGCCTTTGTTCTTGACGATTGCGTCGCCACCGTGGCGCTGTTCGGCCGCAACCTCAAAGACGACGATTACGCCACCTTCAACAAGGGCTATCCGGCCAGGGCCAACTGGGGGACGGTAAACGATATCGGCGCCGTTTACGGCATGGAACTGACGGTGACATTTTGA
- a CDS encoding ABC transporter ATP-binding protein yields the protein MLEIKSLCCGYKTKTVLKDISFTLGKGELLCLLGPNGVGKTTLFKTILGLLPAQGGEILLDNQNVATWSRRRFAARVGYVPQAHTPPFPFRVLDVVATGRTAHIGLFSSPTSKDFAIAEEALSTLGIHHLREHTYTEISGGERQLVLIARALTQQTDLLIMDEPTSNLDYGNQIKVLDHIRRISRETDISIILTTHYPNHALLYASKALILDRHSTVCVGRPHEVITEQYLHEAYQVKSRLLNIVNPSGAPLRVCVPA from the coding sequence ATGCTGGAAATCAAATCGCTGTGTTGCGGCTACAAAACGAAAACCGTGCTCAAAGACATCTCTTTCACCCTGGGGAAGGGAGAACTGTTGTGCCTACTCGGCCCCAACGGTGTCGGCAAGACCACCCTGTTTAAAACCATCCTCGGGCTGTTGCCGGCGCAGGGCGGCGAGATCCTCCTCGACAATCAGAATGTCGCCACCTGGTCGCGACGCCGCTTTGCCGCCCGTGTCGGCTATGTTCCTCAGGCACATACTCCGCCGTTTCCATTTCGCGTGCTTGATGTCGTCGCCACCGGCCGTACCGCCCATATCGGTCTGTTCTCCTCCCCCACCTCCAAAGATTTTGCCATTGCCGAGGAAGCTCTCTCCACCTTGGGCATCCATCATTTGCGCGAGCACACCTACACGGAAATCAGCGGCGGCGAGCGGCAGCTGGTCCTGATCGCCAGGGCGTTGACCCAGCAAACGGATCTGTTGATCATGGACGAACCGACATCCAACCTGGATTACGGCAACCAGATCAAGGTGTTGGACCATATCCGCCGCATCAGCCGCGAAACCGATATCAGCATCATCCTCACCACCCATTATCCCAACCACGCCCTGCTCTATGCCTCCAAAGCACTGATCCTTGACCGGCACAGCACGGTTTGCGTCGGCCGCCCCCATGAGGTGATCACCGAACAATATCTTCACGAAGCCTACCAGGTTAAGAGCCGCCTGCTCAACATCGTCAATCCGTCCGGTGCCCCCTTAAGGGTCTGCGTTCCGGCCTGA
- a CDS encoding iron ABC transporter permease, with translation MNSNLAAKKPLFSTNETAVTMRISTTIGLFAVLFFYSFTVGRFPTSAHTVAEALCAKMTLPPHPGGTDLETILFQIRLPRILAASLVGAALSVSGAAYQGMFRNPMVSPGILGVSAGASFGAALGMLFSFSTLMVQLCAFLSGMAAVGTAYAIGVLFARRGEPVLVMILGGIIIGTLFTAFVSIIKYVADPYNTLPAITFWLMGSLASVNMSDLSIAGLPVILGLGLLFALRWNLNVLSFGDEEARALGARTNIMRFIIIVCATLMTAAAVSISGIIGLVGLIVPHLARLLVGPDYTRLIPVSAVLGAVFMLAVDDLARVLFPVEVPLGVVTSIIGTPFFLYLLLNTRKGWV, from the coding sequence ATGAATTCAAACCTCGCTGCAAAAAAACCGCTTTTCTCCACAAACGAAACGGCTGTGACGATGAGAATTTCAACAACGATAGGCTTGTTTGCCGTGCTGTTTTTCTATTCTTTTACCGTTGGACGTTTTCCGACATCGGCGCACACTGTTGCCGAAGCGTTGTGTGCCAAGATGACGCTACCGCCTCATCCGGGCGGTACGGACCTGGAAACCATCCTGTTCCAGATCCGCCTGCCGCGTATTCTCGCAGCCTCGCTGGTGGGAGCGGCCCTGTCCGTCTCCGGTGCGGCGTATCAGGGCATGTTTCGCAACCCGATGGTGTCTCCGGGAATTCTCGGCGTCTCCGCCGGGGCCAGTTTCGGCGCGGCCCTCGGCATGCTGTTTTCCTTCAGTACCCTGATGGTGCAATTGTGCGCGTTTCTCTCCGGCATGGCCGCGGTCGGGACCGCCTATGCCATCGGTGTGCTGTTCGCGCGGCGCGGCGAACCGGTGCTGGTGATGATTCTCGGCGGCATCATCATCGGTACGCTGTTTACCGCCTTTGTCTCAATCATTAAATATGTGGCGGATCCCTATAACACTCTGCCGGCCATCACTTTCTGGCTGATGGGCAGTCTGGCCAGCGTCAACATGTCTGATTTGTCCATCGCCGGTTTGCCGGTGATTCTCGGACTCGGACTGCTGTTTGCGTTGCGCTGGAATCTCAACGTGCTCTCGTTTGGCGACGAAGAGGCCAGGGCTCTGGGCGCACGGACCAACATCATGCGCTTTATCATCATTGTCTGCGCGACGCTGATGACCGCCGCCGCCGTGTCTATCAGCGGCATCATCGGTCTGGTGGGGCTGATCGTCCCCCATCTGGCACGGCTGCTGGTCGGTCCGGACTATACCCGGCTGATTCCGGTGTCGGCAGTGCTCGGAGCTGTGTTCATGCTGGCGGTGGATGACCTGGCGCGGGTGTTGTTTCCCGTTGAAGTCCCTCTGGGAGTCGTCACCTCAATCATAGGAACGCCGTTTTTTCTTTATCTATTGCTCAATACCCGCAAAGGGTGGGTTTAG